A part of Halictus rubicundus isolate RS-2024b chromosome 4, iyHalRubi1_principal, whole genome shotgun sequence genomic DNA contains:
- the LOC143353358 gene encoding sodium-coupled monocarboxylate transporter 1 produces the protein MTAEVPIEVWSQDRPTVQEVGEMLRNFGPYDYSVFAFMLMICGAIGIYFGFIHKSSGEVEYLVGGRNMKTFPVSFSLIASFISGISLLGTPTEVYVHGTSYLFIALGVIVVGFVMSIIYLPVFHGLKLTSTYEYLEKRFDKKIRLLGSALFSIGVMTWLPIVIYVPALAFNQVTGANVHIVTPFVCMVCIFYTCVGGIRAVVWTDFIQTFIMFGSMLLIIIKGTSDVGGLPVVLRRNLESGRLELPSADWNPLTRHTIWSLVIGGFVHWLQISAINQNMIQRYLSLPTLKSARRALWIFIVGVVIIMGTCGYAGMLIYAWYHECDPLTTKLAGAKDQLLPLLVMNVLKEMPGLPGLFVAGVFSAALSSLSTGLNSMSAVVLEDFIKPFRKTPFTPKAADILMKLTVVILGIICVALVFVVEKTGSHVLQLTTSLGSITSGPSLGIFSMGVLLPWVNAKGALLGGLSGLSFMSWISLSAEAAIASGKLKFDEKPVSTEGCYYTFPQVENLMIFLPPDNILNEGEDNMLPEPLALYRLSYLWYTVTGALVTMSVGLLVSLISSQNVEKLDPMLVAPVIRRFLKSSNKEVQPAEVGNIDIGLEVRGTRQENTSRDSSLA, from the exons ATGACTGCGGAAGTACCTATTGAGGTCTGGTCGCAGGACCGACCTACGGTCCAGGAAGTCGGCGAAATGTTGCGAAATTTCGGCCCGTACGATTACTCGGTGTTCGCGTTCATGCTGATGATCTGCGGGGCCATTGGAATTTACTTCGGCTTCATTCATAAATCTTCGGGAGAAGTCGAGTACCTCGTAGGCGGTAGAAACATGAAAACGTTCCCTGTCAGCTTCAGTCTTATAGCCAGTTTTATATCAG GTATTTCATTGCTGGGCACACCCACCGAGGTTTACGTGCACGGCACTAGCTATCTTTTCATCGCTCTCGGTGTAATCGTCGTTGGTTTCGTCATGTCCATAATATATTTGCCAGTCTTCCATGGACTGAAATTAACAAGCACCTACGAGTACCTCGAGAAACGTTTCGACAAAAAGATTAGGCTGCTGGGATCGGCGCTCTTTTCGATCGGCGTT ATGACCTGGCTTCCTATTGTCATTTACGTGCCGGCGCTGGCTTTTAATCAAG TTACGGGGGCGAATGTTCACATAGTCACCCCGTTCGTGTGTATGGTGTGCATTTTTTACACTTGTGTG GGTGGTATACGAGCAGTAGTATGGACCGACTTTATTCAGACGTTCATTATGTTCGGGTCCATGCTACTGATAATAATCAAAGGAACGTCGGATGTTGGTGGATTGCCAGTGGTGCTAAGAAGGAATCTGGAATCTGGCAGGCTCGAGTTGCCCTC GGCAGATTGGAATCCTCTCACGAGACACACGATCTGGTCGCTCGTGATAGGCGGTTTCGTTCACTGGCTGCAAATATCTGCCATCAATCAAAACATGATACAGCGCTATCTCTCGTTGCCCACTCTGAAGTCGGCTAGGAG AGCGCTCTGGATCTTCATAGTCGGTGTCGTGATTATAATGGGAACATGCGGATACGCGGGAATGTTAATATATGCCTGGTATCATGAATGTGATCCACTTACGACGAAG TTAGCAGGCGCGAAGGACCAACTGTTGCCTCTGCTCGTCATGAACGTGCTGAAAGAAATGCCGGGACTTCCGGGGCTTTTTGTCGCCGGTGTGTTCAGCGCGGCGTTgag CTCGTTATCAACCGGTTTGAATTCCATGTCCGCGGTAGTGCTGGAAGATTTCATAAAACCTTTCCGGAAGACCCCTTTCACGCCGAAGGCGGCGGACATACTGATGAAGCTCACAGTCGTAATTTTGGGAATAATTTGCGTGGCCCTCGTGTTCGTTGTTGAGAAAACAGGATCTCACGTCTTGCAG TTGACTACAAGTTTGGGATCCATTACCAGTGGACCTTCTCTGGGTATCTTCAGTATGGGCGTGTTATTGCCCTGGGTGAATGCGAAG GGTGCGCTACTCGGAGGACTTTCCGGTCTGAGCTTCATGAGTTGGATCAGTCTTTCGGCTGAGGCGGCCATTGCCAGCGGAAAATTGAA ATTCGACGAGAAACCCGTTTCCACGGAAGGATGCTACTACACGTTTCCCCAGGTAGAAAATTTAATGATATTCCTCCCACCTGACAACATTTTGAACGAGGGCGAAGACAATATGCTTCC AGAGCCTTTAGCGCTATATCGTCTGAGTTACCTTTGGTATACCGTTACTGGTGCATTGGTGACGATGAGCGTCGGCCTTCTCGTCAGCCTAATTTCGTCgcaaaatgttgaaaaattagATCCAATGCTAGTGGCTCCAGTGATAAGGAGGTTTTTGAAATCATCTAACAAAGAAGTACAACCGGCCGAG
- the Prosbeta1 gene encoding proteasome beta1 subunit produces the protein MAYILNNLVEPNLHADTTNLVPDWLHSEQSTGTSIMACEFDGGVVIGADSRATTGTYVSNRFADKLTKITDYIYCCRSGSAADSQAISDIVAYHLNFLKMELGTEPLVETAASVFRELCYNYRDSLMAGILVAGWDSRKGGQVYSVPLGGMCVRQPISIGGSGSTYVYGYMDSQYKPNMSKEESIKLVENTLALAMARDGSSGGVIRTGVITEKGVERKVILGNELPRFYEG, from the exons ATGGcttatattttgaataatttagtGGAGCCAAATCTGCACGCAGATACTACCAATTTAGTTCCAGATTGGCTTCATTCGGAGCAAAGTACTGGA ACGTCAATTATGGCATGTGAATTTGATGGAGGAGTCGTGATTGGAGCAGATTCTAGAGCAACAACAGG GACTTACGTTTCCAATCGGTTCGCTGACAAGTTGACAAAAATAACAGACTACATTTACTGTTGTCGTTCTGGTTCTGCAGCAGATAGTCAGGCCATTTCTGATATAGTTGCATATCATTTAAATTTTCTTAA aatGGAATTAGGCACAGAACCGTTAGTTGAGACAGCAGCAAGTGTATTCCGTGAATTATGTTATAACTATCGAGATTCTTTAATGGCTGGGATCTTAGTAGCTGGATGGGACAGCCGGAAGGGAGGTCAAGTTTATAGCGTTCCTCTAGGTGGTATGTGCGTACGACAACCAATTTCTATTGGTGGGTCCGGTTCAACGTATGTGTATGGTTACATGGATTCGCAATATAAACCAAATATGTCAAAGGAGGAGAGCATTAAACTAGTTGAAAATA CGTTGGCATTGGCGATGGCACGTGACGGTAGCAGCGGCGGTGTCATTCGAACTGGCGTTATTACAGAAAAGGGGGTTGAAAGGAAAGTTATACTGGGTAACGAATTGCCACGTTTCTACGAGGGATAA